A section of the Zygosaccharomyces rouxii strain CBS732 chromosome B complete sequence genome encodes:
- the BMH1 gene encoding 14-3-3 family protein BMH1 (highly similar to uniprot|Q74ZU1 Ashbya gossypii AGR107C AGR107Cp and similar to YDR099W uniprot|P34730 Saccharomyces cerevisiae YDR099W BMH2 14-3-3 protein minor isoform binds proteins and DNA involved in regulation of many processes including exocytosis and vesicle transport Ras/MAPK signaling during pseudohyphal development rapamycin- sensitive signaling and others): MSLSREDSVYLAKLAEQAERYEEMVENMKAVASSGQELSVEERNLLSVAYKNVIGARRASWRIVSSIEQKEESKEKSEYQVKLIRTYRSKIESELTKISDDILSVLDSHLIPSATTGESKVFYYKMKGDYHRYLAEFSSGEVREKATLASLEAYKTASEIATTELPPTHPIRLGLALNFSVFYYEIQNSPDKACHLAKQAFDDAIAELDTLSEESYKDSTLIMQLLRDNLTLWTSDMSEAGQEEQQSQQPSGGAAAGAAAPAEGQAPK, translated from the coding sequence ATGTCTCTAAGTCGTGAGGATTCAGTTTATTTGGCTAAATTGGCCGAGCAAGCAGAACGTTATGAAGAAATGGTGGAAAACATGAAGGCAGTAGCCTCTTCAGGCCAAGAACTTtctgttgaagaaagaaatctACTGTCTGTGGCTTACAAGAATGTCATCGGTGCACGTCGTGCCTCATGGAGAATCGTCTCTTCCATAGAACAAAAAGAGGAATCCAAGGAAAAAAGTGAATATCAAGTTAAATTGATCAGAACTTACCGTTCTAAGATTGAATCTGAGTTGACCAAAATCTCTGACGACATTTTGTCAGTCTTGGACTCTCATTTGATCCCATCTGCTACCACTGGTGAATCTAAGGTTTTCTACTATAAGATGAAGGGTGATTACCACCGTTACTTGGCCGAATTCTCTTCTGGTGAAGTTAGAGAAAAGGCAACCTTGGCTTCATTGGAAGCTTACAAGACTGCTTCTGAAATTGCAACTACCgaattaccaccaactCATCCAATCCGTTTGGGTCTAGCACTAAACTTCTCTGTTTTCTACTACgaaattcaaaattctcCTGACAAGGCTTGCCATTTGGCAAAACAAGCTTTTGATGACGCAATTGCAGAGTTAGATACTTTGTCTGAAGAATCTTACAAGGATAGTACATTGATCATGCAACTATTAAGGGATAACTTGACTTTGTGGACTTCTGATATGTCTGAAGCAGgtcaagaagaacaacagtCACAACAACcttctggtggtgctgctgCCGGTGCTGCTGCTCCTGCTGAGGGTCAAGCTCCTAAATAA
- the GRX4 gene encoding monothiol glutaredoxin GRX4 (similar to uniprot|Q03835 Saccharomyces cerevisiae YDR098C GRX3 Hydroperoxide and superoxide-radical responsive glutathione-dependent oxidoreductase monothiol glutaredoxin subfamily member along with Grx4p and Grx5p protects cells from oxidative damage), with translation MPIHTIQNQDQFTNLTTAEAGDRLIAIYFHTSWAEPCKAMNEVVKALSDEPSNKDVLFLSVDADEQSDISELFEVSAVPYFILVRSGTILKELSGADPKEFVKALDETKTQGNAKQAVAENAESEEDEETEEELNARLTKLTQAAPVMLFMKGSPSEPKCGFSRQMVGILREHQVRFGFFDILKDTSVREGLKKFSDWPTFPQLYVGGEFQGGLDIIKESLEEDPEFFQHNLRSA, from the coding sequence ATGCCTATTCATACGATTCAAAACCAAGATCAATTTACCAACTTAACGACAGCGGAAGCTGGTGACAGACTTATTGCCATCTATTTCCACACTTCTTGGGCAGAGCCATGCAAAGCTATGAATGAAGTGGTCAAAGCTCTTAGTGACGAACCTTCCAACAAAGACGTTTTGTTCTTGTCGGTGGATGCTGATGAACAATCAGACATATCAGAATTATTTGAAGTTTCAGCGGTTCCATACTTCATTCTAGTCCGTAGTGGAACTATTCTCAAGGAACTATCCGGTGCTGATCCCAAGGAATTCGTTAAGGCTTTGGACGAGACAAAAACTCAAGGGAATGCTAAGCAAGCGGTTGCTGAAAATGctgaatctgaagaagatgaagaaactgaagaGGAGCTAAATGCCAGACTCACTAAGCTAACACAAGCAGCTCCTGTGATGCTTTTCATGAAAGGTAGTCCATCCGAACCTAAATGTGGATTTTCTAGACAGATGGTGGGTATTCTAAGGGAGCACCAGGtaagatttggatttttcgATATCTTGAAAGATACTTCAGTTAGAGAAGGtctcaagaaattttcagaTTGGCCCACTTTCCCACAATTGTATGTTGGCGGTGAATTCCAAGGTGGTTTAGATATTATAAAAGAATCGCTAGAGGAAGATcctgaatttttccaacatAATTTACGATCTGCTTAA
- a CDS encoding class I SAM-dependent methyltransferase (similar to uniprot|P32643 Saccharomyces cerevisiae YER175C TMT1 Trans-aconitate methyltransferase): protein MSQFSATDFDAKAYFNHRPTYPDSFYDLIDRFHQGPRKLAVDVGCGPGVATFQLSARLNSFDKIIGTDVSSTMVKRARSWINDDPDKFTRVSFEVSPAESFEFLPTDQINKKSLDLITAVECVHWFDFDKFQRAAASNLRKGGTFAMWGYSDAFFPEYPKIDSLIINLTYDENNGLGKYWDQPGHSILRNMYKDLHLDTNLFTDIEEAFFMEDEIRSKEHVKSEPVPFFMSKFVTLSQYQEFIKTWSGYHTWRQLHPNAEKDITDEFVDRILEIYPELSRSSRVQVCWRSFYKFARAL, encoded by the coding sequence ATGTCTCAATTCTCAGCCACAGACTTCGATGCCAAAGCTTATTTCAACCATAGACCCACGTATCCAGATAGTTTTTACGATTTGATAGATAGATTCCATCAAGGACCTAGAAAACTTGCAGTTGATGTTGGTTGTGGCCCCGGTGTAGCGACATTCCAATTGAGCGCTAGGCTGAATTCGTTCGATAAAATTATAGGGACTGATGTCTCTAGTACTATGGTAAAAAGGGCTAGGAGCTGGATAAACGATGATCCTGATAAATTTACTCGAGTATCATTCGAAGTTTCACCCGCTGAAAGctttgaatttttaccCACTGATCAGATTAACAAAAAATCACTCGATCTAATTACGGCTGTAGAATGTGTACACTGGTTTGATTTtgacaaatttcaaagagcAGCTGCATCCAATTTGCGTAAGGGTGGTACATTTGCCATGTGGGGATATTCAGATGCCTTTTTCCCTGAATACCCCAAGATCGATTCGTTAATCATAAATCTGACATATGATGAAAACAATGGATTAGGTAAATATTGGGATCAACCCGGTCATAGCATCCTGAGGAACATGTACAAAGATTTACATCTTGATACAAATCTCTTCACAgatattgaagaagcaTTTTTCatggaagatgaaattagatcAAAGGAACACGTTAAAAGTGAACCCGTTCCCTTCTTTATGTCCAAGTTTGTTACATTGAGTCAATATCAGGAATTTATTAAAACTTGGAGTGGATACCATACATGGAGACAACTACATCCTAATGCCGAAAAGGATATCACAGATGAATTTGTCGATCGTATCTTGGAAATATATCCAGAATTAAGCAGATCCAGTAGGGTTCAAGTTTGCTGGAGATCTTTCTATAAATTCGCCAGGGCTCTTTGA
- the TMT1 gene encoding trans-aconitate 3-methyltransferase (similar to uniprot|P32643 Saccharomyces cerevisiae YER175C TMT1 Trans-aconitate methyltransferase) has protein sequence MSAFSAQDFNAKRYSSVRPTYPDSFYKVLSDYHRGPRELVVDVGCGPGIATFQLSEQLDSFQRVIGTDLSPTMVEGARSIQKQNPQRHSRVSFEQSPGESFKFLESKTDKQKCDMITAVECVHWFDFSKFQEAVADTLRPGGTLAIWGYGDFFFPDYPLLTAEIDHLSYADDKLGPYWQQPGRRIACEMLKDLHYDPKWFQDIEEVYFYENDLEGKGPNDIPLFMYQRLTLAQLKEYIKSWSGYHSWKKDNPSAEKDITDAFVDRAIELYPQLNENSELQITWRTFWMFARRRY, from the coding sequence ATGTCGGCATTTTCAGCTCAAGATTTTAATGCAAAGAGATACTCCTCCGTGAGACCTACTTATCCTGATAGTTTTTACAAAGTTTTAAGTGACTATCATAGAGGTCCTCGAGAATTAGTAGTAGATGTTGGTTGTGGACCGGGAATTGCTACATTTCAATTGTCAGAGCAATTGGACTCTTTCCAAAGGGTCATTGGTACGGACTTGTCCCCTACCATGGTAGAGGGTGCTAGATCTATTCAAAAGCAAAACCCGCAGAGGCATTCAAGAGTTAGTTTTGAACAATCGCCAGGtgaatctttcaaatttttggaatctAAAACCGACAAACAAAAATGCGACATGATTACAGCTGTAGAGTGCGTCCATTGGTTTGATTTCTCTAAATTCCAAGAAGCCGTTGCTGATACTTTGCGTCCCGGTGGAACTTTAGCCATTTGGGGGTATGGTGACTTTTTCTTCCCAGATTATCCATTATTAACTGCGGAAATCGATCATCTTTCATATGCAGACGATAAGTTGGGACCTTATTGGCAACAACCAGGTAGACGTATCGCTTGTGAAATGTTAAAGGATCTGCATTACGATCCAAAATGGTTCCAAGATATCGAAGAAGTTTATTTTTACGAGAATGATCTAGAGGGTAAGGGACCAAATGACATCCCATTGTTCATGTACCAAAGGTTGACTTTAGcccaattgaaagaatacATAAAGAGTTGGAGTGGCTACCATTCCTGGAAGAAAGATAACCCTAGtgctgaaaaggatatCACAGATGCGTTTGTTGATCGTGCCATAGAATTGTACCCTCAATTGAATGAGAATTCGGAGTTGCAAATCACCTGGAGAACGTTTTGGATGTTTGCCAGAAGAAGGTACTAG
- the ECM32 gene encoding RNA helicase (similar to uniprot|P32644 Saccharomyces cerevisiae YER176W ECM32 DNA dependent ATPase/DNA helicase belonging to the Dna2p- and Nam7p-like family of helicases that is involved in modulating translation termination interacts with the translation termination factors localized to polysomes) — translation MSKFQCTTCNEVLDADAMMKHLSSTRHKTVIDAHSEEEVCCEDCQNSNIHQLQIIRFGGEDMSLLCTPCLNKEYAASERPSTAYSLSNGSLLRFWSTYLKVRDCCCEECGNESHLNVNSKKQVVCNDCLRNKPESVAKTFISEDSSRFLYLFLGIKETNNAKSFKKKGGRRLGRGKKGKKDAGNARKPREKKPLTVHQQLAKKAYENKKSNNAIEGDSSLSLRSFKGHKAASGPDQIKESMSNAKTGPPTRGKQHSKPQGKPQGKPQGKPQSKPQGKPQGKSQSKPSNKTDAKSQSTPGGKPQSNPQAKSGKQPTTNDKSSANGKNSRSTAATSNIKENTSKSNESKPKQNASEGGRAKRQQPNSGKTNDGKPNGGKQNGGKPSAGKPSAGKPSAGKPSAGKQNSGKPNEGKPNGRKSSETGNGNSKSQSPPTAEPTPNVEYEEGEPLREMSKYVPKLTYSDPDDYFNTYSYALYLEEKLQNRFLQNFQITWPNNDKETVFVVKIDISNNTELERLLPKNSLKLGRPPFVNLQPLVLATQDESKVWYTYVKEFQMNRRDITLLLALYPWNKIKLPIKHSNDQMKILPCGAQTSRIYFAMTRAKNPRFIDLIMGQKPIKQISFTNRLNYSKDSFNESQKSAIQHVLNNSVTVLQGPPGTGKTSTIEELIIQMIRNFSSWPILCVAASNIAIDNIAEKFIDNKDSIRILRIVSDSKESQYNKDHPLGKICLHNIVNDQLPPQLKEVQHKLRTGKSHEVSKNQYNNLSTAQNQIADRYIMQAQILFTTTITAGGRRLKAIKELPVVIMDESTQSSEAATLVPLSLPGIRKFVFVGDEKQLSSFSQIPQLEMSLFERVLLNGCYKNPHMLDTQYRMHPIISEFPRQRFYGGLLKDGVTEEQKNWQSIKYPLFFLRCDLGDETKVTNSHNGLRGYTYTNKHECQLLLQMVYKLILDKQVSRDQIGIVTPYSAQRDAISELLVQDRIVNPQGLAMEQEIDEMDPFDAMAGSKKNSINIVNDIYIATVDSFQGHEKNFILFSTVRNNPLGKIGFVNDARRMNVALTRAKNGLILVGNDHTLRNGSDLWKDYIDYLNSRQLIFTDLSGY, via the coding sequence ATGTCCAAATTCCAATGTACAACGTGTAATGAGGTGCTAGATGCAGATGCCATGATGAAGCATCTGTCATCTACTAGGCATAAAACTGTGATAGACGCCCATAGTGAGGAAGAAGTATGTTGCGAAGATTGCCAAAACTCTAATATACATCAGTTGCAAATTATTAgatttggtggtgaagatatGTCATTACTATGCACCCCGTGTTTGAACAAGGAATATGCGGCTTCTGAAAGACCAAGTACTGCATATTCGTTATCCAACGGATCTCTTTTGAGATTTTGGTCCACTTATTTGAAGGTGAGAGATTGTTGCTGTGAAGAATGTGGCAACGAATCTCATTTAAATgtaaattcaaagaagcaGGTAGTTTGTAATGATTGTTTGAGAAATAAGCCAGAATCTGTGGCAAAAACTTTCATATCTGAGGATAGTAGTAGGTTtttatatttatttttGGGTATTAAGGAGACTAATAATGCTAAGAGTTTTAAGAAGAAAGGTGGTAGACGATTGGGTAGAGGTAAAAAGGGTAAAAAGGACGCTGGAAATGCTAGAAAGccaagagaaaagaaaccaCTTACAGTGCATCAACAATTGGCCAAGAAAGCTTATGAGAACAAGAAGTCTAATAATGCGATTGAAGGTGATAGTTCTTTAAGTTTAAGATCATTTAAAGGGCACAAGGCAGCTTCGGGGCCTGACCAGATCAAAGAAAGCATGTCTAATGCGAAGACTGGGCCACCTACGAGAGGGAAGCAGCATAGTAAACCACAGGGCAAACCTCAGGGCAAACCTCAAGGTAAACCTCAGAGCAAACCTCAGGGTAAACCTCAGGGCAAATCTCAAAGCAAACCCTCGAACAAGACAGATGCAAAATCACAGAGTACACCAGGGGGTAAGCCTCAGTCAAATCCCCAGGCAAAGTCAGGCAAGCAGCCCACCACAAACGACAAATCATCAGCTAATGGGAAGAATTCGAGATCAACAGCAGCTACCTCTAATATAAAGGAAAACACATCAAAGTCCAATGAATCGAAACCCAAACAAAATGCATCCGAAGGTGGTAGGGCGAAGAGACAGCAGCCAAACAGTGGTAAGACAAATGATGGCAAGCCAAATGGCGGTAAACAAAATGGCGGTAAACCAAGTGCTGGTAAGCCAAGTGCTGGTAAGCCAAGTGCTGGTAAGCCAAGCGCTGGTAAGCAAAATAGTGGTAAGCCAAACGAAGGTAAACCAAATGGTAGAAAGTCAAGTGAGACAGGTAATGGCAATTCAAAATCGCAATCTCCACCCACTGCGGAACCGACACCTAATGTCGAATACGAAGAAGGTGAGCCTCTTAGAGAGATGTCCAAATATGTCCCCAAATTGACTTATTCCGATCCTGATGATTATTTCAACACTTATTCGTATGCACTTTATCTGGAAGAGAAATTGCAAAACAGGTTCTtacaaaactttcaaattaCTTGGCCAAATAACGATAAAGAAACCGTCTTTGTCGTCAAGATCGACATTAGTAACAATACTGAACTGGAAAGACTTTTACCGAAAAACTCATTAAAATTGGGACGTCCACCATTTGTCAATTTACAACCATTGGTCCTAGCGACCCAGGATGAATCCAAAGTTTGGTATACATATGTCAAAGAGTTCCAAATGAATCGCCGTGACATTACGCTGTTATTAGCATTATACCCTTGGAATAAAATCAAACTGCCAATAAAACATTCGAATGATCAAATGAAGATCTTACCGTGTGGAGCTCAAACGAGCAGAATTTATTTTGCAATGACTCGTGCCAAAAATCCACGTTTTATCGATTTAATCATGGGTCAAAAACCCATTAAACAGATAAGCTTTACGAACAGATTGAATTATTCAAAGGACAGTTTCAATGAGTCCCAAAAGAGTGCAATTCAACACGTTCTAAACAACAGTGTCACAGTACTGCAGGGACCACCGGGTACAGGTAAAACTAGTActattgaagaattaatcATTCAAATGATTAGGAATTTTTCGTCATGGCCTATCTTATGTGTTGCTGCATCCAATATTGCCATTGATAACATTGCagaaaaattcatcgataaCAAAGATAGCATTAGAATTCTTAGAATTGTTTCTGATTCCAAAGAATCACAATATAACAAGGATCATCCTTTGGGTAAAATTTGTCTTCACAATATCGTTAATGATCAACTACCACCgcaattgaaagaagttCAACATAAATTGCGTACAGGTAAATCTCACGAGGTTTCGAAAAATCAGTACAACAATTTGTCCACTGCTCAAAATCAAATTGCTGATCGTTATATCATGCAGGCTCAAATCCTTTTCACAACCACCATTACCGCCGGTGGTCGCCGTTTAAAGGCTATTAAAGAACTACCCGTTGTAATTATGGATGAATCTACACAGTCTTCAGAAGCCGCCACCCTAGTGCCATTATCACTACCAGGAATTCGTAAGTTTGTGTTTGTGGGTGATGAGAAACAATTGTCTAGTTTCAGTCAGATCCCACAGCTAGAAATGTCCTTGTTCGAAAGAGTTTTACTCAATGGCTGTTATAAGAACCCTCACATGTTAGATACTCAATACAGAATGCATCCTATCATAAGTGAATTTCCTCGTCAAAGATTTTACGGCGGTCTATTGAAAGACGGTGTCACGGAAGAacagaaaaattggcaatctatcaaatatcctctgttcttcttgagaTGCGATCTGGGTGATGAGACTAAAGTCACCAATTCTCACAATGGTCTACGTGGATACACTTATACAAACAAGCATGAATGTCAGCTATTGCTCCAAATGGTCTACAAATTAATTTTGGACAAGCAAGTTTCTCGGGACCAGATTGGTATCGTAACACCTTATTCCGCTCAAAGAGATGCGATTTCTGAACTTTTGGTGCAAGATCGTATTGTTAATCCCCAGGGACTTGCTATGGAACAAGAGATTGATGAGatggatccatttgatGCAATGGCAGGAAGCAAGAAAAACAGCATTAATATCGTTAACGATATCTACATCGCCACAGTTGACTCATTCCAAGGTCATGAAAAGAACTTTATTCTGTTTTCAACTGTAAGAAACAATCCTTTGGGCAAAATTGGTTTCGTTAACGATGCAAGACGTATGAATGTTGCGCTAACAAGAGCTAAGAATGGTCTAATTCTCGTTGGTAATGACCACACATTACGTAATGGAAGTGATCTGTGGAAGGACTATATTGACTATCTGAACTCAcgtcaattgatctttacAGACTTGAGCGGCTACTGA
- the TVP15 gene encoding Tvp15p (similar to uniprot|Q03860 Saccharomyces cerevisiae YDR100W TVP15 Tlg2-Vesicle Protein of 15 kDa integral membrane vesicle protein) — MSETVPPVFFKAANLAIGSLTLLSSLSQLSYLIYDFNAFLLALYAIPLSVLIILLEFQTVPVLYKYCSFYFSFIGRGFLYILLSLLVNFGGVFKVLITVFTFFLGLIYVAFEFLPQIEEPPNFRAEGAPLSVNDDDDEII; from the coding sequence ATGTCTGAAACTGTACCACCTGTTTTCTTCAAGGCTGCGAACTTGGCAATTGGTTCGCTAACTTTATTGTCATCATTATCACAATTGAGTTATTTGATCTACGATTTTAATGCATTTCTACTTGCACTTTATGCAATTCCACTTTCAGTTTTAATTATTCTATTAGAGTTTCAAACCGTGCCAGTTTTGTACAAATATTGCTCATTCTACTTTAGTTTCATTGGTCGTGGATTCTTATACATTCTATTAAGCTTGCTAGTCAATTTCGGCGGTGTCTTTAAGGTTTTGATAACCGTATTCACATTCTTCCTTGGTTTAATCTATGTGGCGtttgaatttttaccaCAGATTGAAGAACCACCAAATTTTAGAGCTGAGGGCGCTCCACTCTCTGtaaatgatgatgatgatgaaattatcTAA
- the ARX1 gene encoding putative hydrolase (similar to uniprot|Q03862 Saccharomyces cerevisiae YDR101C ARX1 Protein associated with the ribosomal export complex) — MSLTISPKDSELLLKDKNVLQESVLDKYRTAGQVTQTALKYVTSVINQSYHFGKEPKLTIPELCILGDSFMTARLEQFYKNKVNERGIAFPTTIDVDSVAQGWCPEMDDVENIQSKNKNSPLQSTVTGVLQPGDLVKITLGVHIDGYTSQVSHTVVIYPPGQQPQGPLLGGKADAVAAAHIAMESVVSLLACALTPEKIPNALDDGSHTVQGKTIRLIVDTIARNYDCCVVPGSRVRRVRRFLAGQNEGIVAEREFKGVVWTESHQEAQLLANAGLTDNQEVALKTKSDATSENAVPSDDFTVKAGEVYLVDIRMCPQNELNKKGLITLQDVDSYTGKSHRNDLVARSGAHVRDYAQTYHLRLKTARQLLTKIDKQGVYPFKLSHLSEIFPLDVNGSPEQWTSLKQDMKSYRLGMSEITNNYLCVDMPIRLTKWVPWDHILKATNQNGTLSFDATAPLSLPGHEVPLPKLGVSSLKLKSIVNSCPESKLLPISRESSTVLLCGSDISSNGSKPELLRITGGSKTCAASWIHSQFELNPQDPIVQSIFQLAQLTKDRRFGISIRETQPMREH, encoded by the coding sequence ATGTCTCTTACAATTTCCCCGAAAGACAGTGAGCTTTTGCTCAAGGACAAAAATGTTCTTCAAGAATCTGTGCTAGACAAATACAGAACCGCTGGTCAAGTTACACAAACCGCATTAAAATATGTTACAAGTGTGATTAACCAAAGCTACCATTTCGGtaaagaaccaaaattAACTATTCCAGAACTATGTATTCTTGGTGATTCCTTCATGACCGCCAGATTGGAACAGTTTTACAAGAATAAAGTTAACGAAAGAGGTATTGCTTTCCCTACGACAATCGATGTAGACTCAGTGGCTCAAGGTTGGTGTCCTGAAATGGACGATGTGGAGAATATCCAAagtaaaaacaaaaacagtCCATTGCAATCTACAGTTACAGGTGTATTACAACCTGGTGACTTGGTGAAAATTACTTTGGGTGTCCACATCGATGGTTATACAAGTCAAGTGTCTCATACGGTCGTGATCTATCCTCCAGGTCAACAACCTCAAGGTCCCCTCTTGGGCGGTAAAGCTGATGCAGTAGCCGCTGCTCACATTGCCATGGAAAGTGTAGTATCACTGTTGGCATGTGCCCTAACCCCAGAAAAGATTCCTAATGCTTTGGATGATGGTAGCCATACCGTTCAAGGTAAGACGATTAGATTGATCGTGGACACTATTGCACGTAACTACGACTGCTGTGTGGTGCCAGGGTCTCGTGTACGTCGTGTCAGAAGGTTCCTTGCTGGACAAAATGAAGGTATTGTTGCCGAACGTGAATTTAAAGGTGTTGTTTGGACCGAATCCCACCAAGAAGCTCAATTGTTGGCAAATGCAGGGTTAACTGATAACCAAGAAGTTGCATTAAAGACAAAAAGTGATGCAACCAGTGAGAATGCAGTCCCCAGTGATGACTTTACCGTTAAGGCTGGTGAAGTTTATTTGGTTGATATTAGAATGTGCCCTCagaatgaattgaataagAAAGGTTTAATTACTTTACAAGATGTGGATTCATACACCGGTAAATCCCACAGGAATGACTTAGTCGCACGTTCAGGTGCCCACGTTAGGGATTATGCACAGACTTACCATCTAAGATTAAAGACAGCAAGACAACTTTTGACCAAAATTGATAAACAAGGTGTTTATCCATTCAAATTATCACATCTTTCTGAAATTTTCCCACTCGATGTAAATGGATCACCTGAACAATGGACCTCGTTGAAGCAAGATATGAAGAGCTACAGACTGGGTATGAGTGAAATTACAAACAATTATCTATGTGTTGATATGCCAATTCGTCTGACCAAATGGGTTCCATGGGATCATATTTTAAAGGCAACTAATCAAAATGGTACATTGAGTTTTGACGCAACCGCACCATTATCACTACCAGGCCACGAAGTACCATTGCCTAAATTGGGGGTTTCAtcattaaaattgaaaagtatTGTTAATTCATGCCCTGAATCTAAACTATTACCAATCAGTCGTGAAAGTAGTACAGTTCTACTATGTGGCAGTGATATCTCAAGTAACGGCAGTAAACCAGAATTACTAAGAATTACGGGTGGATCGAAAACTTGTGCAGCAAGTTGGATCCACAGTCAGTTCGAACTAAATCCTCAGGATCCAATCGTACAATCGATCTTCCAATTGGCTCAATTGACCAAAGATCGTCGTTTTGGTATTTCAATTAGGGAAACTCAACCAATGCGTGAACACTAA